TGATTATGTTTCAGAGGTTATTGATATTCTAGCTGAGCGTTCTAGAGCACTTGGGTATGATTCCGAGTTTAGATGTTCTGAGTTCATTAAGAAATCCTTTATTGAAGAAATTAGTTTGGATATTACTTCAAATCTTGTGCTTTCAATTAATAGTATTGTTTGTGGTCTTAATGACATTCTTAAAAAGATGTCTGAGATAAGGTGTTTTGTTGATAATACATGTGATTATGGAACAGCTAATGTTTTAGATGATATTATTGTTTCTTTTGAAAAGTATTTATGGATGTATGGATCTTTATTAAGTGATTGTGACTGTCCATGTCATAAGAAGGAATGTTGTAGTAAAAAGCATTGAGCTTGTGATATGATATAAAAATAAGTTTTAATAATTTATTTTGTATGTATGGATTAATCATATAATAATTATGATTTAACTGAAGAAAGCTATAGCAGGATCTATAGCTTTCATGATATTTGAGGGCTTTATGGAAATTAGAAATATTGGGATTATGGCACATATTGATGCTGGAAAGACTACTACTACAGAAAGAATTATATATTATACTGGTAGGACTCATAAAATAGGTGATGTTGATTCTGGCAATACTGTTACTGATTGGATGCCACAAGAGCAGGAGAGGGGTATTACGATTAGTTCTGCTGCTATTACTTGTTATTGGAGAAATCACCAGATAAATATTATTGATACTCCTGGTCATGTTGATTTTACAGCTGAAGTTGAAAGATCTCTTCGTGTTCTTGATGGTGG
The DNA window shown above is from Borrelia anserina Es and carries:
- a CDS encoding Dps family protein, producing the protein MTNHLSYLKKDDLDKVNLKLQELLAGLHVFYANLRGIHWNIKDINFFVIHKKTEKLYDYVSEVIDILAERSRALGYDSEFRCSEFIKKSFIEEISLDITSNLVLSINSIVCGLNDILKKMSEIRCFVDNTCDYGTANVLDDIIVSFEKYLWMYGSLLSDCDCPCHKKECCSKKH